Sequence from the Desulfovibrio sp. genome:
TGCAGTATTGCCTTGTGGGTCAGCACCTTGCCCACATTGCTGGCCAGCAGGCACAGCAGCTTGTACTCCATGGGGGCCAGGTGCACCTCCTGCCCTTCAACACTCACGCAGCCAGCCGCAAAATCGATGCGCAGCACGCCGTTTTCAAAAACGCTGCTGCTGACATTTGTATGCCCGCGTTCGTAGCGCACGCGCCGCAGTGTGGCCCGCAAGCGGGCCAGCAGTTCCTCCACACTGAAGGGCTTGGTGAGGTAGTCGTCGGCGCCGGCGTCCAGTGCCGCCACCTTGTCGTCGTCTTCGGTACGGGCGCTGAGCACAATGATGGGCAGCATGGACCACTGCCGCACTGTGCGTATGACCTCCACGCCGTCCATGTCGGGCAGGCCCAGATCAAGCAGCATGATGTCGGGATTAGCGCGTGTGGCCTCCGCAAGGGCGTCGTGCCCGGTGGCCGCCCACAGGTGGGATATGCCGTTGCTTTCAAGGGTGGTGGTCACAAGCGCCCGAATGGCCTTGTCGTCCTCCACCACGAGAACGCGTTCGGCCACGCCCTGCGGGTGCTGCTCTGCTGGTTGGCCCGTCTGGCCTGTTGTGTGTGGCATGGGTGCTCCTTGTTCTCGCTGGTGCCTGTGGGGCGCTACGGGGCAGACAGAATCTGCGTTTCATCATGGCGCGGCAGGGTCAGCGAAAAAACCGCGCCCTGAGGCAGATTGGCGTGCACCTCTATCTGCCCGCCGTGGGCCTGCACAATGCTGCGGCACAGGGCAAGGCCAAGGCCCATACCCCGGCGGCCATCGCCCTTTTTTAAGGCTGCCACATGGAACATGTCAAAGATGCCAGCCTGTTCCTGTTCGCAGATTCCCGGGCCGTTGTCGGCCACTTCAAGCCGCACCCACGGGCCATCTGCCAGCGCCCGCACTCGTATGGATGTTCCCTCTGGCGTGTATTTGACCGCATTGTCCAGCAGGTTGACAAGCACCTGTACCATGAGCCGGGCATCCATGCGAGCCATGAGCAGGGTAGCGGGAATTTCGGCATGCAGGTCATGCCGTGCGGCCCGTCGCTCCATTATCTGCATTGCCTCGCCAATGATATCCTCCAGCAGCTCTGGCTCAAGGCGCAGGGTAAAGTTCTGCTGCTCAAGGCGCGTGAGGGCCAGCAGGTTTTCAACCATGCCCACGAGATAACGGGATTCTTCCTCAATGGTGGCGGCGAGGGCCGCGTTACGCTCTGGCGAACCTGCCCCGTGGGGGCTGGCAAGTATGGCGGCATTGCCGCAAATGCCCGTAAGCGGCGTGCGCAGGTCGTGCGATATGGAGCGCAGCACATCGGCCCGCAGTTTTTCCTGCTGCGCGCGAACGGCAATGCTGGCATTGGCCCTGGTCAGGCGTTCCTTTTCCAGCGCCAGGGCACATTCACCCGCCAGAGCCAGCACAAGGTTCTTGCTGTTGGCGTCGGCCAGGGGGGCATCCTGCCCCGGC
This genomic interval carries:
- a CDS encoding response regulator transcription factor; translated protein: MPHTTGQTGQPAEQHPQGVAERVLVVEDDKAIRALVTTTLESNGISHLWAATGHDALAEATRANPDIMLLDLGLPDMDGVEVIRTVRQWSMLPIIVLSARTEDDDKVAALDAGADDYLTKPFSVEELLARLRATLRRVRYERGHTNVSSSVFENGVLRIDFAAGCVSVEGQEVHLAPMEYKLLCLLASNVGKVLTHKAILQAVWGNTLAQSLPSLRVFMATLRKKLEAASPQCTCIRTHVGIGYRMSRVEG